The genome window CGTCGGTATTATTCCCTCGAAGTTACAACCTGAGCAGAGAGCCGAAAGCCTTTCTCGATGATTTTCGTTTGACCGCTGCCGCTGGTCTGTTGAAATGGTTCGTCGGAAGAATGCACGATGGCCAGGGTTTCTCGGAGTCGGGACATCGGCCGATTCTAATGAGTCGACTGGAGTTTGCCATAAAACGCTGCGAGGAATTTATCGCCCGTGAAATCCACCAAAACATAGACAAAGACTTTGCGACCGAGTTTTCCGAAGAGGAATGGAATTCCTTTTTGGACGATTATACCGCAGCCGTACACGAGGGAGCTGGAATCGAGACTACCTCGGAAAAAAGTCGAGATCAGCTACAAGTACGATACTCGtgtacttttcttttcttttcttttcttttctttcgcttgCGTAGTACCGTCTTAAAGAATAGACGATCCATTTCCAAGCGATTTCttgcttttaaattaaaaactctGGCAATGTCGATTCGACGCGACAAATTTTGCATCTCGCTACCgtgaattttctattacgtCGTTTAGAAATATCTAGAGGCGACGAATCCGATACTGGCAAGATTGAAGGAGATAGATCCGCAATACGAATTAAACGGAATGAGAAATATATGGATATTAAAACCGAGCGAACTTTGTTGCGGTACGGGAATCAGCATATCTCACAGTTTAAAGGATATATTTCGAAAGATAAAAAGCAGACCGAAAGATTACTTCATTGTTCAGAAGTACATTGGTACGTAAAACGTTTAATCGTTTCAATGTTATACCTTTTCGCGATCTCATCTTGTTCCTTTTAATTTCAGAACGTCCGTTGTTGGTTCACGATACGAAATTCGACATAAGGCAGTGGTATTTGGTTACAAATACATTTCCCATGACAATATGGGTGTTCAAGTAACTAAATTTCCGACTTTACACTTCCGCTGTATTTCGAACGTCTAAACGATATTCGTAGCGAAGTTTGTATcgcattttttaatcgaaccatcgggaaataattttttatctcgTGAAACGTATGCTCGTATAGCTATCGATGAATCTCGTGCGCGCAAATAAAAGGACACgcgatacgttatacgtacgTTATAGGTCTACGGAGAAATCTCGGGCGAGGGATTTTGTTAGAGAAAAGAGCCTTGAAAATTATTCCGAAAGAATCTTCTCGATGGAGATTCCATCAAAGAATTTTCTCGATCCTTTCCTATCCTTTTCCAGGGAAGGACTCCTACGATTCAGCTCGAAACCCTACACTTTCTCAACTTATCACGAAGCGATTCATATCTGCAATACCGCCATTCAGGAGAAATACGACGAGGAGAGGAGGAGACGGAGGAAACGTGGAAATTCGGAGGAAGTCGTAAAATCGATTCGCGATCAAGGATGGGACTGCGAGAAGCTGaacgaatatttaaagtaatcTCTCGACCGGTCTATACGTTGCGAGGAGCAGTTTCGGTTATCCGTTCGTTACGGTCGATAGCGTTTGATGACCGCGAGATCGATAAGTTTGATCAAACATCGCCCAAATATGCTTAGAATCTGTGTATTTTCTTCTCGGGTAATCGTCTCTGCCCGCCTGTCGTTCCTTTCGCCATTATTTCCACGAGCATAATACTTTGCTTACTTACACGTTACTTTTTACTTTCTCGCTATCGCTGTTCGAAGAATATTCGAATTTGCAGCGATCTAGCGTAGAACATGATCGATAACTTTGATGCTAGCTGTACACCTTTTGGCGAAGATATCTGTTAATTTTCATCGGTAGAGATATTCAGTGACTAACGCAAAGGTCATAATTGTCAGGCAAACGGGGCTCGACGGCGAACCGTATTACGACAAGATCTATACGAAAATGTCGGAAGCCATAGTTCTGACGATGCTGGCCTCCCAGGAGCACATGGACAGACGACGTTGTAGTTTCGAGCTATATGGGGCCGATTTCGTCGTGATGGAGGACCTTTCGGTTTGGTTGATCGAGATCAACACGAATCCCCGGATGCATCCTCCTAGCTCGAGAATTACCAAACGCCTCTATTCCAATGTTCTCGAAAGCTTGGTGAAAGGTTAGCAAACTACGATCTATAGGGCAACGTAGAGAGAAGCAAGTTGTCACAAACCGAGACTGCGGGTGAAAGTTTCCGAGGATAGTGGCCGGGACAAGTCAACGAGACGGTATATGTATTCTGGTTTCCTCGCGAATGCACGAACGAGCTTTTCAAATCGTTTAGTATCGACTACTGTGTTCAAGTTTCCAGATTTCGATTAAACAACTCTGCTTGTCAGGTATACGGATCGAGAGTACAAACCCCCTACTCTTTTCACTAAAGCGAAACCGTCTAATTCTTCGCGTACGtttgaaaatatctttttgcCAAAATACAGGCTCAATTGTAGCCGCATCTGTCAAAAGACGATCAACGGTTTTTGTCTGTATCGTAGGTAAATGCCCAAAGAAAGAATCAACGGCATTCTCTAGGTACTTTCGGGTATCGGATTTCTTTCTATCGTCCGTTACTTTTATTTCCGTTCGATCTGGCTCCGCGTTATACGTATTTTGGATTCTTCGTAATCCgataaaacttttttttttaccggtACGAGAAATATTAGTTTTCGTTGGATCTTGTGTCGAGGGGCGCGCGTACCTAACTGCGatacatttgtaaaaaattgctCGAAAGTAAATTGCTTGAAACGCGCAAATCTGTTTAGGTCGGTTAATTTAATACTCGTACAGCTGGCGGAGCTTCTACGTGCTTTCGAACGCGCTGAATTTCGTTGGCAcaaattcatttaaaacaaacaaatagatGCGCTTAGGTACCGCGTACTGTACTGCAGCAATGTGATATCCGATCTAAATATACGATAGTCGATTCGAAAGGACTATTCGActagagggagagagagagagagagagagtggaataaaataagggaacgcGAAGATATGAAATAAACGGAGTAAATCTGTTGTTCATTTTCAACTTGTTTTAGTGATAATGGATGTACCGGTGAATCCGGCTGCAGACACGGGTGGTTTCAGCCTGGTATACAAGCAAAATATACCCGACTTCCGACCTTATCTCGGTCCTTGCCTCTTCGTGTTTGGCAAGTCGATAACGTTGCAAGAACATCCACGGaaacgagaaaagagaaagaaaggaggaatCGGTTGGGTGaaacagcaacagcagcatcagcagcaacaacagccCCGTGCGTGGACCGCCCCACCGATGATTCCACGATTGAGGGAGCCGAAAATAGTCGACTTTATCGACTACTTGAACACCGCCCGCTGTACAGCCGCCAACTGATATCCCGCCGTTAAGTAGCTATCGCGATTAGATTACGCCGGTGCGTTCGGTTGATCGTCGCACgatatttgataaatgaaaatgtagGAGGCAAAGCGTATCTTCTAGTTAAACGTATCAAACTCGTAAACGGCAGGTACATGCGAAGAATCGCGGGAAAGTCGTTAAAGTCGGGACGACCCAGTTTTTTCATAGAGACCCGAACATCGAAACAATTTTGATAGATGCTCGCGTTCGACCTCCAACGCGACCAGttgaaaaaaacgaaaaagtcTACTCTCTTTTTGCAGGAAGTTCCTCGCGACGAACGTTGCGTTATATTCGTATAGCTTGGCAATTTCGTTAGGTTGGTGGCGGCGTATGGATAAAAATTCTGTTACACGTATCTGGACCGAGTTTGTCGCAACTTAGGATATTCGGGCTGGCTACGATTTTACGATTCTTCCTTGTTTATCCGGTTTGCTGGAGATCGCGTGCACCTGCAGCTTTTCAAGAAAAGTCAGTTGCAACGAGCTGTAATTAACGGACACAAGATAAAAGAAGTAATCAACCATCAAGCCATTAACGAATCGTCGTTTCTTACGTCGCTTCTTCTAAGAAATATCGATCTATCGTACTCGCTCAAGCTAAACAGACGAATCCACTTTCCTCGTCAAACTCTTTTATCGCTACTCGCGGtataaacgaacgaaataGTTGCTCgggtttcgttcgttttacgCGACCAAATGTACGCGATTCGTAGCAATTATACGTTCCGGCGAGAATCTAGCCTGTCGCTTTTGTAACCTTAAATATATACTTTGCAGTTTGCCACGCAACGAAAAAAATTTAACAGGCCGGATTGTTTTTCAGATATAACAAGGTAGCAATAACAGTTAAGTAACAAGTTCAAACAGAAACTACGTTGTACGATTCAATCATATTGTTCATTGAAATAAACTAGCAAAGCGGATTACAATCTGTGCTTTTATTTGTTGATTTGGGTATACAgtgaacgaaggaaaaagaatataCCGTTCCTTTTGCTACGTTTCGACAGATTCCGGTCTAGAGAAAGAGTCGGAAGATAAAGACGATCGTTTTATTGATATGTACAt of Bombus fervidus isolate BK054 chromosome 1, iyBomFerv1, whole genome shotgun sequence contains these proteins:
- the LOC139991128 gene encoding tubulin glycylase 3A isoform X3 translates to MDLPPDLRTAKDLATTDSTNEDKASHSYCKLTSLICLEKKESPVNPYNRVDWTKMNSKWPLPDTDDNEINAVNSLPQLDCGAFPKSYMDTCSCCPRKIFDKHDTDTINNYRSIVLKDDDCCKTHWTRKERYQKIKAKVDRAIKRHKIFLIRGELPKLKEALEKRGWVQKYEATKTRAVPYGSVASLEARSLGDLTQPDGTLNEKAVIFALLRHKSPDFIWDCRNDFVDWHRGLSNNIILNRYQKPFVYTSKLGMARLLEEAHWLYEKDVSSVLFPRSYNLSREPKAFLDDFRLTAAAGLLKWFVGRMHDGQGFSESGHRPILMSRLEFAIKRCEEFIAREIHQNIDKDFATEFSEEEWNSFLDDYTAAVHEGAGIETTSEKSRDQLQKYLEATNPILARLKEIDPQYELNGMRNIWILKPSELCCGTGISISHSLKDIFRKIKSRPKDYFIVQKYIERPLLVHDTKFDIRQWYLVTNTFPMTIWVFKEGLLRFSSKPYTFSTYHEAIHICNTAIQEKYDEERRRRRKRGNSEEVVKSIRDQGWDCEKLNEYLKQTGLDGEPYYDKIYTKMSEAIVLTMLASQEHMDRRRCSFELYGADFVVMEDLSVWLIEINTNPRMHPPSSRITKRLYSNVLESLVKVIMDVPVNPAADTGGFSLVYKQNIPDFRPYLGPCLFVFGKSITLQEHPRKREKRKKGGIGWVKQQQQHQQQQQPRAWTAPPMIPRLREPKIVDFIDYLNTARCTAAN
- the LOC139991128 gene encoding tubulin glycylase 3A isoform X4, whose product is MNSKWPLPDTDDNEINAVNSLPQLDCGAFPKSYMDTCSCCPRKIFDKHDTDTINNYRSIVLKDDDCCKTHWTRKERYQKIKAKVDRAIKRHKIFLIRGELPKLKEALEKRGWVQKYEATKTRAVPYGSVASLEARSLGDLTQPDGTLNEKAVIFALLRHKSPDFIWDCRNDFVDWHRGLSNNIILNRYQKPFVYTSKLGMARLLEEAHWLYEKDVSSVLFPRSYNLSREPKAFLDDFRLTAAAGLLKWFVGRMHDGQGFSESGHRPILMSRLEFAIKRCEEFIAREIHQNIDKDFATEFSEEEWNSFLDDYTAAVHEGAGIETTSEKSRDQLQKYLEATNPILARLKEIDPQYELNGMRNIWILKPSELCCGTGISISHSLKDIFRKIKSRPKDYFIVQKYIERPLLVHDTKFDIRQWYLVTNTFPMTIWVFKEGLLRFSSKPYTFSTYHEAIHICNTAIQEKYDEERRRRRKRGNSEEVVKSIRDQGWDCEKLNEYLKQTGLDGEPYYDKIYTKMSEAIVLTMLASQEHMDRRRCSFELYGADFVVMEDLSVWLIEINTNPRMHPPSSRITKRLYSNVLESLVKVIMDVPVNPAADTGGFSLVYKQNIPDFRPYLGPCLFVFGKSITLQEHPRKREKRKKGGIGWVKQQQQHQQQQQPRAWTAPPMIPRLREPKIVDFIDYLNTARCTAAN
- the LOC139991128 gene encoding tubulin glycylase 3A isoform X1; the protein is MDLPPDLRTFHRSRDIRTAKDLATTDSTNEDKASHSYCKLTSLICLEKKESPVNPYNRVDWTKMNSKWPLPDTDDNEINAVNSLPQLDCGAFPKSYMDTCSCCPRKIFDKHDTDTINNYRSIVLKDDDCCKTHWTRKERYQKIKAKVDRAIKRHKIFLIRGELPKLKEALEKRGWVQKYEATKTRAVPYGSVASLEARSLGDLTQPDGTLNEKAVIFALLRHKSPDFIWDCRNDFVDWHRGLSNNIILNRYQKPFVYTSKLGMARLLEEAHWLYEKDVSSVLFPRSYNLSREPKAFLDDFRLTAAAGLLKWFVGRMHDGQGFSESGHRPILMSRLEFAIKRCEEFIAREIHQNIDKDFATEFSEEEWNSFLDDYTAAVHEGAGIETTSEKSRDQLQKYLEATNPILARLKEIDPQYELNGMRNIWILKPSELCCGTGISISHSLKDIFRKIKSRPKDYFIVQKYIERPLLVHDTKFDIRQWYLVTNTFPMTIWVFKEGLLRFSSKPYTFSTYHEAIHICNTAIQEKYDEERRRRRKRGNSEEVVKSIRDQGWDCEKLNEYLKQTGLDGEPYYDKIYTKMSEAIVLTMLASQEHMDRRRCSFELYGADFVVMEDLSVWLIEINTNPRMHPPSSRITKRLYSNVLESLVKVIMDVPVNPAADTGGFSLVYKQNIPDFRPYLGPCLFVFGKSITLQEHPRKREKRKKGGIGWVKQQQQHQQQQQPRAWTAPPMIPRLREPKIVDFIDYLNTARCTAAN
- the LOC139991128 gene encoding tubulin glycylase 3A isoform X5, with the translated sequence MDLPPDLRTFHRSRDIRTAKDLATTDSTNEDKASHSYCKLTSLICLEKKESPVNPYNRVDWTKMNSKWPLPDTDDNEINAVNSLPQLDCGAFPKSYMDTCSCCPRKIFDKHDTDTINNYRSIVLKDDDCCKTHWTRKERYQKIKAKVDRAIKLGMARLLEEAHWLYEKDVSSVLFPRSYNLSREPKAFLDDFRLTAAAGLLKWFVGRMHDGQGFSESGHRPILMSRLEFAIKRCEEFIAREIHQNIDKDFATEFSEEEWNSFLDDYTAAVHEGAGIETTSEKSRDQLQKYLEATNPILARLKEIDPQYELNGMRNIWILKPSELCCGTGISISHSLKDIFRKIKSRPKDYFIVQKYIERPLLVHDTKFDIRQWYLVTNTFPMTIWVFKEGLLRFSSKPYTFSTYHEAIHICNTAIQEKYDEERRRRRKRGNSEEVVKSIRDQGWDCEKLNEYLKQTGLDGEPYYDKIYTKMSEAIVLTMLASQEHMDRRRCSFELYGADFVVMEDLSVWLIEINTNPRMHPPSSRITKRLYSNVLESLVKVIMDVPVNPAADTGGFSLVYKQNIPDFRPYLGPCLFVFGKSITLQEHPRKREKRKKGGIGWVKQQQQHQQQQQPRAWTAPPMIPRLREPKIVDFIDYLNTARCTAAN
- the LOC139991128 gene encoding tubulin glycylase 3A isoform X2; the protein is MDLPPDLRDIRTAKDLATTDSTNEDKASHSYCKLTSLICLEKKESPVNPYNRVDWTKMNSKWPLPDTDDNEINAVNSLPQLDCGAFPKSYMDTCSCCPRKIFDKHDTDTINNYRSIVLKDDDCCKTHWTRKERYQKIKAKVDRAIKRHKIFLIRGELPKLKEALEKRGWVQKYEATKTRAVPYGSVASLEARSLGDLTQPDGTLNEKAVIFALLRHKSPDFIWDCRNDFVDWHRGLSNNIILNRYQKPFVYTSKLGMARLLEEAHWLYEKDVSSVLFPRSYNLSREPKAFLDDFRLTAAAGLLKWFVGRMHDGQGFSESGHRPILMSRLEFAIKRCEEFIAREIHQNIDKDFATEFSEEEWNSFLDDYTAAVHEGAGIETTSEKSRDQLQKYLEATNPILARLKEIDPQYELNGMRNIWILKPSELCCGTGISISHSLKDIFRKIKSRPKDYFIVQKYIERPLLVHDTKFDIRQWYLVTNTFPMTIWVFKEGLLRFSSKPYTFSTYHEAIHICNTAIQEKYDEERRRRRKRGNSEEVVKSIRDQGWDCEKLNEYLKQTGLDGEPYYDKIYTKMSEAIVLTMLASQEHMDRRRCSFELYGADFVVMEDLSVWLIEINTNPRMHPPSSRITKRLYSNVLESLVKVIMDVPVNPAADTGGFSLVYKQNIPDFRPYLGPCLFVFGKSITLQEHPRKREKRKKGGIGWVKQQQQHQQQQQPRAWTAPPMIPRLREPKIVDFIDYLNTARCTAAN